In Alnus glutinosa chromosome 7, dhAlnGlut1.1, whole genome shotgun sequence, the sequence CAACTGAGGTACTCAAACTCTGTGGGACCTCACTTTCTAGAACGTCCTTATTCTCTTGTGGCACAGGAAAAATTTCCTTAATTTCTGGTGGGCTTACAGATGGGGGAATCTCAGAAGGTAAGGGCGGGGATGTAGGAGAGGGTGGAGAAATGGAGAGCATTCTGGGGACTCCTGGGATGGATATGGGGTAAACTTCTGTAACTTCTTCAATGCCTTCGTCTATGTAAACAACGTCTTGCATGGTGAGTTGGTGGTACTCAACAATTTCCCTTAGGAAGCGGTTCTCACGTGCATATATTGAATTCTCATTGGCCAAACGTGACTTCTCAGCCAATAGTGTCTCCAGTTGAAGGCGGATCTGATATATCACAGCCATTTGCATTAGAAACAGTTATTCAATCCCTCTCTTATCTCTCCAATGAAGAGACAACATAACATACATGTATTTGCAAGTATCCTAATTCCTATTGACTGAAATGTAATAACTTAAGAACATAAACATCTTCATAATCAACTTGAACCATCAACATCAGATTAAACAAAGAAAGGCATGCATAAGTATTAATTAAAGACTCCTGCcacacccaaaaaataaaattaccaaGTCGTCATCTGCACGGTTGTCTCCCTTCTCACGATTCTCTCGCAGAAGTTTATTTTCATCTTCTAGTTGAGCACATCGTTCCTTTGCAAAAGCTAAATCTGCTTTAATCGTTTTCAGCTCCCGAAGAAGTAGTTTAGCTTTGGCGGCTGTTGCCATTGCAACCTGTGAACGCACAAAGGCACTTCAAAGCTAGGAATAGGTTcataaaaactgaaaagttgCAAATAGCTTCTACCCCAAAGATTCAAAAATGAATGCTCAGAATGAGCTGCATGCCCCATCATCAACTTTTAGGTTGTCTAATCCCACATGCATAATTAATAAAGCAATTGATAGTTTCCATAACTGAAAGCTTAAACCTAGATAAATGAAGGTTATCTTTCATTTTTGGTgttctttttatcaaatcaatttGCTGTCAACTTTATTCATGCTGTAAAAACCAAGGTATTCCTTCCCAGCTGAGTAACTTTACATGAATTATTAATTTAGTCAGGTTATTTGTATCTAAGGTTAAAACATTCTCTACGACCAGTCATGCACAATTACATAGTTGCCACCTTACGTCGCGAGATGCCTTGAGTTGAGTTTCATGGTTGGTTTGAATCTTTGGTTGTGTTGGATCCTGCCATGAATTATTCACATCAGGAGACTGATTTGGTGCCTCAGAATTGTTTCCTCTTCGCTTAATTTGTAGTTTGCGGGTTTCTTGGATGATGTCTGCTGTCTTATTTTCCACAATTGTGCGACCTTCctgaaaagacaaaagaaaaaatttgaagCAAAGTGATTCCATCTCTATATTCGAAAGAAGGTATAAGCTATGGGAGAAATAGGTAACCAAGCACAAGGATAAACTTCAATGGAATCAGCAGTAGATAACCAAGTTAGCTCCATTTTGACTGAAAATCAATTCAttcttctctctcaaataaCTGTAGGTCATTGGCCTAATTACAAAGTCAACATCTATTACCAAGCACAGTTTAAGTAACTGAAGTTTATCAGAAAGTATTATTGCCGACAAAAATTAATAGCGTATATTACAAATTGCCTCTATGTGGATAGGGATAATTATAAAGTACTCTTTTGTCTTTTAGAAACAATCACTAAACTTCCCTACGGTTTGGATGAATGAGATCATCATATTCTCTATCTCGATTGACATATTCTCCCATTTGATACACATGTCAcatgaaatacaaaatttaatccTCCATTGGACCTTAGAATGGATGAAAACATAGCTGTTTTGTTTCCAAATtcaagaggagagaggagagttGCCTATTCCATGAAATTCTAAACCCCCGTTAAGGACAAACTAAagattaaatttcatttttctagtGATACATGCACATCATGCGGGAGTATACGTTAAGGGACAAAAAACATGACAATTTCATTTTACTTCAAACCACAAAGAGGTTTACTGAAAGTTTCCATGAGACAAgaaagtaatttgtaattaccCTAACCACAGGGAGGTAATTTGTAAATATCTCTAATAAATAAACTCAAGTTAGACAATAATCAATtggaagaaagggaaaaaagataTACAATGATGCATGATAGTAAAGGCAACTCTTGGCAATTAGTAGGGGAAATTAATATCTCAATGAGCCAATAGATATGAAATTTAAAGTATGTGAAGATAAAATGTGAAATAGATTATCATGCAGAATCAAAACAAGGGAATAAGATTTAGAGATAAATATAGAGTAACAAACCTACAATTGACTTGACAAGGGaagcaaaaatgaattaaagagaaatgatctatCTTTTTACCTCAAAAGCCTTTTCAAAGGTGTCACCAATGTGATTAAGGGACGATGTTATTGCATCCAAGCCCTTCCGTAATTTAGGATTGTCCATTTTTCTGAAGCTCTCTGGCGATTGATATGATTGCTGGAATTGATATTGCAAAGAAAAGTattaacagaaaataaaaataaaaataatatacaatCAGACAGTGAAACT encodes:
- the LOC133872306 gene encoding uncharacterized protein LOC133872306 isoform X1, with product MAYRRRQGITRASTFKEEVHLPPDDNPSNDSSNSSSSLAAQAIRASAAHRESSLSSAYANSAVASTHQPRPLKSFPAYGDASTKSESKSGFWGVLARKAKAILEDDNMSQQHDIPDRMSSQAFNTSTGGQQSYQSPESFRKMDNPKLRKGLDAITSSLNHIGDTFEKAFEEGRTIVENKTADIIQETRKLQIKRRGNNSEAPNQSPDVNNSWQDPTQPKIQTNHETQLKASRDVAMATAAKAKLLLRELKTIKADLAFAKERCAQLEDENKLLRENREKGDNRADDDLIRLQLETLLAEKSRLANENSIYARENRFLREIVEYHQLTMQDVVYIDEGIEEVTEVYPISIPGVPRMLSISPPSPTSPPLPSEIPPSVSPPEIKEIFPVPQENKDVLESEVPQSLSTSVAEEEDTKRPLLSS
- the LOC133872306 gene encoding uncharacterized protein LOC133872306 isoform X2, translating into MSQQHDIPDRMSSQAFNTSTGGQQSYQSPESFRKMDNPKLRKGLDAITSSLNHIGDTFEKAFEEGRTIVENKTADIIQETRKLQIKRRGNNSEAPNQSPDVNNSWQDPTQPKIQTNHETQLKASRDVAMATAAKAKLLLRELKTIKADLAFAKERCAQLEDENKLLRENREKGDNRADDDLIRLQLETLLAEKSRLANENSIYARENRFLREIVEYHQLTMQDVVYIDEGIEEVTEVYPISIPGVPRMLSISPPSPTSPPLPSEIPPSVSPPEIKEIFPVPQENKDVLESEVPQSLSTSVAEEEDTKRPLLSS